One stretch of Callospermophilus lateralis isolate mCalLat2 chromosome 11, mCalLat2.hap1, whole genome shotgun sequence DNA includes these proteins:
- the Gps1 gene encoding COP9 signalosome complex subunit 1 isoform X3: MPLPVQVFNLQGAVEPMQIDVDPQEDPQNAPDVNYVVENPTLDLEQYAASYSGLMRIERLQFIADHCPPLRVEALKMALSFVQRTFNVDMYEEIHRKLSEATRELQNAPDAIPESGVEPPPLDTAWVEATRKKALLKLEKLDTDLKNYKGNSIKESIRRGHDDLGDHYLDCGDLSNALKCYSRARDYCTSAKHVINMCLNVIKVSVYLQNWSHVLSYVSKAESTPEIAEQRGERDSQTQGILTKLKCAAGLAELAARKYKQAAKCFLLASFDHCDFPELLSPSNVAIYGGLCALATFDRQELQRNVISSSSFKLFLELEPQVRDIIFKFYESKYASCLKMLDEMKDNLLLDMYLAPHVRTLYTQIRNRALIQYFSPYVSADMHKMAAAFNTTVAALEDELTQLILEGLINARIDSHSKILYARDVDQRSTTFEKSLLMGKEFQRRAKAMILRAAVLRNQIHVKSPPREGSQGELTPANSQSRMSTNM; this comes from the exons ATGCCGCTGCCGGTTCAGGTGTTTAACCTGCAG GGGGCTGTGGAGCCCATGCAGATTGATGTGGACCCCCAGGAGGATCCCCAGAATGCGCCTGATGTCAACTACGTGGTGGAGAACCCCACCCTG GATCTGGAGCAGTATGCAGCCAGCTACAGTGGGCTGATGCGCATTGAACGGCTGCAGTTCATTGCTGACCACTGCCCCCCACTGCGGGTGGAAGCCCTGAAGATGGCCCTTTCCTTCGTGCAGAGGACCTTCAATGTGGATATGTATGAGGAGATACATCGGAAGCTCTCGGAGGCCACCAG GGAGCTGCAGAATGCCCCCGATGCCATCCCTGAGAGTGGTGTGGAGCCCCCACCTCTGGACACAGCCTGGGTGGAGGCCACTCGGAAGAAGGCCTTGCTGAAGCTAGAGAAGTTGGACACAGACCTGAAGAACTACAAGGGCAACTCCATCAAGGAGAGCATCAG GCGCGGCCACGATGATCTGGGTGACCACTACCTTGACTGTGGGGACCTCAGCAATGCCCTCAAGTGTTACTCCCGCGCCCGAGACTACTGTACGAGTGCCAAGCATGTCATCAATATGTGCCTCAACGTCATCAAG GTCAGTGTCTACTTGCAGAATTGGTCTCATGTGCTGAGCTATGTCAGCAAGGCTGAGTCTACCCCAGAGATTGCTGAG CAGCGTGGAGAGCGGGACAGCCAGACCCAAGGCATCCTCACCAAGCTCAAGTGTGCTGCAG GCTTGGCCGAGCTGGCTGCACGCAAATACAAGCAGGCTGCCAAGTGCTTCCTGTTGGCCTCATTCGATCACTGCGACTTCCCCGAG CTACTTTCCCCCAGCAATGTGGCCATCTATGGAGGTCTGTGCGCTTTGGCCACATTTGACCGGCAGGAACTGCAGCGCAATGTCATCTCCAGCAG CTCCTTCAAGTTATTCCTGGAGCTGGAGCCACAGGTCCGAGACATCATCTTTAAATTCTATGAGTCCAAATACGCTTCATGCCTGAAGATGCTGGATGAAATGAAG GACAACCTGCTTTTGGATATGTACCTCGCTCCCCACGTCAGAACTCTGTACACCCAGATCCGCAATCGTGCGCTCATCCAG TACTTCAGCCCTTATGTGTCAGCTGACATGCACAAGATGGCCGCAGCCTTCAACACCACAGTGGCAGCACTGGAGGATGAGCTCACACAGCTCATTCTGGAAGGACTCATTAACGCCCGCATCGACTCGCATAGCAAG ATCCTGTATGCTCGGGATGTGGATCAGCGCAGTACCACCTTTGAGAAGTCTTTGCTGATGGGGAAGGAGTTCCAGCGACGCGCCAAGGCCATGATCCTGAGGGCAGCTGTGCTGCGCAACCAGATCCATGTCAAG TCCCCTCCCAGAGAAGGGAGCCAGGGGGAGCTGACTCCGGCCAACAGCCAGTCCCGGATGAGCACCAACATGTGA
- the Gps1 gene encoding COP9 signalosome complex subunit 1 isoform X5 has protein sequence MQIDVDPQEDPQNAPDVNYVVENPTLDLEQYAASYSGLMRIERLQFIADHCPPLRVEALKMALSFVQRTFNVDMYEEIHRKLSEATRSSLRELQNAPDAIPESGVEPPPLDTAWVEATRKKALLKLEKLDTDLKNYKGNSIKESIRRGHDDLGDHYLDCGDLSNALKCYSRARDYCTSAKHVINMCLNVIKVSVYLQNWSHVLSYVSKAESTPEIAEQRGERDSQTQGILTKLKCAAGLAELAARKYKQAAKCFLLASFDHCDFPELLSPSNVAIYGGLCALATFDRQELQRNVISSSSFKLFLELEPQVRDIIFKFYESKYASCLKMLDEMKDNLLLDMYLAPHVRTLYTQIRNRALIQYFSPYVSADMHKMAAAFNTTVAALEDELTQLILEGLINARIDSHSKILYARDVDQRSTTFEKSLLMGKEFQRRAKAMILRAAVLRNQIHVKSPPREGSQGELTPANSQSRMSTNM, from the exons ATGCAGATTGATGTGGACCCCCAGGAGGATCCCCAGAATGCGCCTGATGTCAACTACGTGGTGGAGAACCCCACCCTG GATCTGGAGCAGTATGCAGCCAGCTACAGTGGGCTGATGCGCATTGAACGGCTGCAGTTCATTGCTGACCACTGCCCCCCACTGCGGGTGGAAGCCCTGAAGATGGCCCTTTCCTTCGTGCAGAGGACCTTCAATGTGGATATGTATGAGGAGATACATCGGAAGCTCTCGGAGGCCACCAG GTCCTCCCTCAGGGAGCTGCAGAATGCCCCCGATGCCATCCCTGAGAGTGGTGTGGAGCCCCCACCTCTGGACACAGCCTGGGTGGAGGCCACTCGGAAGAAGGCCTTGCTGAAGCTAGAGAAGTTGGACACAGACCTGAAGAACTACAAGGGCAACTCCATCAAGGAGAGCATCAG GCGCGGCCACGATGATCTGGGTGACCACTACCTTGACTGTGGGGACCTCAGCAATGCCCTCAAGTGTTACTCCCGCGCCCGAGACTACTGTACGAGTGCCAAGCATGTCATCAATATGTGCCTCAACGTCATCAAG GTCAGTGTCTACTTGCAGAATTGGTCTCATGTGCTGAGCTATGTCAGCAAGGCTGAGTCTACCCCAGAGATTGCTGAG CAGCGTGGAGAGCGGGACAGCCAGACCCAAGGCATCCTCACCAAGCTCAAGTGTGCTGCAG GCTTGGCCGAGCTGGCTGCACGCAAATACAAGCAGGCTGCCAAGTGCTTCCTGTTGGCCTCATTCGATCACTGCGACTTCCCCGAG CTACTTTCCCCCAGCAATGTGGCCATCTATGGAGGTCTGTGCGCTTTGGCCACATTTGACCGGCAGGAACTGCAGCGCAATGTCATCTCCAGCAG CTCCTTCAAGTTATTCCTGGAGCTGGAGCCACAGGTCCGAGACATCATCTTTAAATTCTATGAGTCCAAATACGCTTCATGCCTGAAGATGCTGGATGAAATGAAG GACAACCTGCTTTTGGATATGTACCTCGCTCCCCACGTCAGAACTCTGTACACCCAGATCCGCAATCGTGCGCTCATCCAG TACTTCAGCCCTTATGTGTCAGCTGACATGCACAAGATGGCCGCAGCCTTCAACACCACAGTGGCAGCACTGGAGGATGAGCTCACACAGCTCATTCTGGAAGGACTCATTAACGCCCGCATCGACTCGCATAGCAAG ATCCTGTATGCTCGGGATGTGGATCAGCGCAGTACCACCTTTGAGAAGTCTTTGCTGATGGGGAAGGAGTTCCAGCGACGCGCCAAGGCCATGATCCTGAGGGCAGCTGTGCTGCGCAACCAGATCCATGTCAAG TCCCCTCCCAGAGAAGGGAGCCAGGGGGAGCTGACTCCGGCCAACAGCCAGTCCCGGATGAGCACCAACATGTGA